The stretch of DNA GGAGAGTTCCTCGTGGCCAGTGACCACGCTGAAGCCCTTGGCGAGGCCGCGGTGCGTGACGGGAATACCTGCGGCGGCGGGTACCGAGATGGCAGACGTGACGCCGGAAACCACCTCAACCTCGACGCCGTGCCGGCGGCAGTGTTCTGCTTCTTCGCCGCCGCGGCCCAGGACGTACGGGTCGCCGCCCTTGAGCCGGACCACCCGGTGGCCCTTCAGGGCTTCTTCGACGAGGATGCGGTTGATGTCTGCCTGCGGAACGGGGTGGTGGCCGGGGGTCTTGCCGACCTCGATGACGCGGACGTCCGGGGCGAGTTCGCTGAGAAGTCCGCGCGGTCCCAGGCGGTCCGCCACCACGACGTCGGCCTGGCCCAGGAGCCGGCGGCCGCGGACGGTGATGAGCCCGGTATCGCCGGGGCCCCCGCCCACGAGGGCAACGGAGCCGCGGTGGGCGCGGCGGCGGCGCAGCGGAAGGTCCCCGGTTTCGAGGGCGGTGGCGACGGCGTCGCGGACGGCCATGGCGCGGCGCGGGTCTCCCCCGGCGTTCACGGCGATCTTGACGTCATCAACCACGGCGACGGCGGGCGTCCAGGCGGCGGATGCTTCATGGTCGGAGGCGTTGACGCACCAGACGCGCTGCGCCTCGGCGTCGGCGGACACCTGGGCGTCCACCTCCGAAGCGCCGGTGGCCGTCTGGATGAACCAGGCGCCGTCCACGTCGCTGGAGCGGTAGGGCCGCGCTTCCCAGGTGACCAGGCCGGCGTCGGCCATCTCCTGCAGCGCGGGCGAGGCAACCGGGGCCACGACGGTGACCAGGGCACCGGCGTCGAGCAGCCCCTTGGCGCGGCGGGTGGCCACGGGTCCGCCGCCCACCACCAGCACGGGGCGGCCGAGCAGCCGCAGCGCCGTGGGGTAAATATCCTGAATTGCCATGGATCAACGGTAGGGCTGCGTCACAATGGCCCACAAAGGCTCAGCAACACCAGTTCACGTAAGGTAACGCTGCGTCACATACGGTGAGTGCCGCCGTCGGGCCTGCTGCCGTCCTGCCCCTCGCCGTCCTGCCCCTCGCGCGCGAGGAAGCGGCCGCGGTCAATGATGAGCCGCTCCAGATAGCGCCGAAGGACGAAGCGTTCGACGGCGCGGCCCAAGACTCCCAGCGGGGCACTGAACTCCACCCGGTCCGTCATGATGCTGCCGGTGGCCTTGGCTTCGAAGCCGTGGACGTGCCGGAAGGCCTTGAACGGGCCCTTCACCTGTACGTCCGTGAAGCTGTGGGGAAAGTCCAGGTGGGTGACCCGGCTGGTCATGGTGAGGGGGACGCCGAAGTGCCGTGCGCGCCAGGTAACCTCCCCGCCTTCGCCGATCAGCCCCTGGGTGACTCCGCCCACCGCCCGCTCCCCTGAGGTCCGCTGGGAATCCACGTGCAGGTCGATGCTGCGCGCCCTGTCGAACAGCTGCTCCACTGGCAGCGGGGACTCGGTGCGGCACACGAAGCTGGTGGTCATGGCGCCAGTCTGCCATTCTTCCCGCAGGCAAGTCCGGCCAGCTGCGACCCAAATGCGTCACTTTTGAGCTTCGCAGCAGAGTCCGGCCGCACGTTTCCGGGGTTGCGGGAAACGGGGCGCCGCGAAAGTCACGCAATTGGGCCAGGAGCCAGCAGAGCCCGACGGCGGGAAGTCGCCGTCGGGCCCTGAAAGTCGCACCAGGTGCGGGGCGTTTGGTGCCGGGGTGGGGTCAGCGGGTGCTGCCGGCCAGCAGGCCGCGGCGGCGCAGGAGGCGCTTCTCGATGGGCGCGAAGACCAGCAGCTCGATCAGGATGCCGACGCCCAGGATCAGCAGGATCGCGGACATCACGACCGTCATGTCGGACAGCGCACGGCCCTGGTCCAGCAGCGAGCCGAGGCCGAATCCGATGGTGCCGCCCACGGCGATGATTTCCGCGGCCATGAGGGAGCGCCAGGAGAAGGCCCAGCCCTGCTTGAGGCCGCCCAGGTAGCCGGGCAGCGCGGCCGGCAGGACCACCTGAAGGGCCATCTGAAGCCGGTTGGCGCCGAGGACGGTTCCCACCCGGCGGAACTGCGGCGGGATTTGGTCCACACCGGAGATCAGCCCGTTGATGATCGAGGGGATGGCACCCATGAACACCACGAAGTAGACGGTGGCGTCGGTGAGGCCGAACCAGATAATGGCCGCGGGAACCCAGGCCACGGAGGGCAGCACCTGCAGGCCGGAAATCAGCGGCCCGAAGGCCCGGCGCAGCGGCGCAACCTGGGCCAGCAGCAGCCCCACCGGAGTGGCAATAGCCACTGAGATCAGGAAGCCCACCAGCCCGCGCTGCAGCGAGGTCCACATGGCTTCCTGCAGCTTGCCTTCGCCCCAGAGAACGCCCATCTGGCCCACCACGTCGAGGGGGCCGGGGACCAGGTCGCGGCGCTTGACGCCCAGGGACACGTAGAACTGCCACACGAGCACCAGGACCAGCAGCGCGGCCACGGGCAGGAGGATGCGGCTCCAGTCGATGCGGTGCTTGCGCTCGGCATCCGACTGCAGTGAATCTAGCCCCGACTCAAGCTCCCGCAGGTCCTCCTTGCCGGTGGACGTCCGCGTCAAAGCGGCATGCACGTGGGCTGTGTTTTTGGTTTCGACTGGCTCAACCACCGGATCGGTCTCGGCAAGGGGTGTGGTGTTACTTGGCATGGCGGCGAATCTCCTCACGCAGCCGGGCGGTGATGACCCCGGTGAGCTGGCCGGCGAGCCCGGCGTCGGTTCGGTGTTCCTCGGTGACATCCCATTCCTGGACCACGCGGCCGGGGCGGGAGGAGAGCAGCAGGACGCGCTGTCCCAGCCGAACGGCCTCGCGGACGTTGTGGGTGACGAAGACGATGGTGCGTCCGGTTTCCTTCCAGATGCGTTCCAGTTCGTCGTGCAGCAGGTCGCGGGTAATGGCGTCCAGGGCGGCGAACGGCTCGTCCATGAGCAGCAGCTGCCGGTCCTGGGCAAGTGAACGGGCCAGCGAGACACGCTGGCGCATGCCGCCGGACAGCTCGTGCGGGCGCTTGTCCCCTGCGGCACCCAGGTGGACCAGTTCCAGGAGTTCCTGTGCCTTGGTGCGCCGGTCGGCTTTGCCCACGCCGCGCAGTTTCAGGGCCAGCTCAATGTTCTCGCGGGCCGTCAGCCAGGGGAACAGGGCGGCGTCCTGGAACATGAAGGCTGCGCCGTCGCTGGGGACTTCGAGGGCGCCCGAAGACGGCGCTTCCAGTCCGGCGATGATGTTCAGCAGGGTGGATTTGCCGCAGCCGGACGCACCGAGGAGGGCGACGAACTCGCCTCTCCCGATGTTGGCGTTGACGTCGTCCAGTACCGGGGCGCCGTCGCCGAAGCGCTTGCCCAGGTTTTCCAGTACGACTGGCATGGTGCCGTCCTTAGGTAGTGGGGTGGTTCAGTCCTGGCCGAGGCCGGCTGCTGAAATCTTGCTGGTGCCGGTGGCGGCGGCAACCTCGTTGAGGGCCCGGAGGTCGAACAACCCGTTGAGGTCGGCCTGCTTGGTGGTTCCTGCCTCAACGCCGTCCTGCAGCAGCCGGGGGTAGCTTCCGGCCAGCGGGTCCAGGGTGTAGGTGATGTTCGCCAGCGAGCGGGCCAGGACGTCGTCGGCGAGCGTGGCGCCGGCGGACTCCTGCAGGCCCGCGTTGATCACACCGGCCTTCTCGGCCTCCGGGGCTTCGTTGAGCCAGGCCACGGACCTTGCGTGGCCGGCCAGCAGTGCCTTGACGGTATCCGGGTGATCGGCGGCGTACTTCTGGTTGACGATCAGGATGGTGGTGGGGAATTCGCCGGGCTTGCCTGTGCCGGTCCCGTCCCAAAGGTCCTTCTCGTCCACCAGGACCTTGGCGCCGGCCTGGAGCACCAGGCGTGAGGCCCACGGCTCGGGCAACCAGGCGCCGTCGAGCTTTCCATCCTGGAACAGCTTGAGGGTCTGGGCGTTGTCCGTGGGGTTGATGGCGACGTCGCCGCTGCCGTCCACGTTGGTCTTGTACCCCTGGTCCGCGAGCCAGGCGCGGAGGGCCACGTCCTGGGTGCCGCCCAGTTGCGGGGAGGCGAGGGTCTTGCCCTTGAGGTCAGCGGCGGAGTTAATCCCCGGCTTGACCACCAGCTGGGCCCCGCCTGCGGCTGCGCCGGCGATGACCTTCACGGACTGGCCGGAGCTCTTGACGAAGGAGTTGATGGCCGGGTTGGGGCCGATGTAGGCAGCGTCGATGGCCCCGGCGTTGAGTGCCTCGATGGCGGCGGGGCCGGCGTTGAAGGATTCGGTGCTGAGCTGCGTGCTGCCCAGGGCTTCTGCGAGGAAACCCTTTTTGATGCCCACCAGTGCGGGAGCGTGCGTCACGTTGCCGAAGTAGCCGAGCTTCAGTGCGGCCGCCGGAGTTGGTTCGGCGGCCTGGGCCTCGGTGTTGCGGGAAATGTTGGAAGCAACAATGGCCCCGACGGCGATCAGCAGGACCAGCCCGATGGCCAGGGCGGCCTCGATGGCACGCTTGCGCTTGGGAACCGCGCTTTCGCCTGCCACGATGCGGGTCATCCCGGGCTTGGAACTAGTCATTGTTTCACCATAGGGAGTGGCCGAAAGCCGTTCAATGAAGCCTCAACGGAGGGTCACGCGGGTTCATGCAGCGTCATATTCGGCCGCACAGTCACCGGGTTTTGGCGCGTCAGCGGCCCTTAACGTTGACCACCGGCGCAGCTTGTGCCGTGCCGGGCCTATGCCTGCAGATGCGGTCTGGAAACGCGAAATCGCTGGAACGCTGCGGGGACGCCGTAAAGGTACGGCGGTTTCGCAGCGTTCCAGCGATTTCGGTGACAGCTAGATGCTGTAGCGCTCATCCTCGTGGTCGCCGGGGTGGTCCTTGACCAGGCCGGCGGCCAGCGTGTTGCCGTCCAGCGGGTCGATCACCAGGAACGCGCCGGTGCGGCGGTGGTGCAGGTAGTTTTCCAGCGGCAGCGGGGCCGCGAGCCGGAGCTGCGCGTGGCCGATGTCGTTGAGTTCCAGGCTCGAAGCGCCCTCGAGCTTGAAGGAGGCCAGGTCCAGCTTGCCGGAGACGCTCCGGACCAGCGCCTGGACGGTGCGGGTGCCGTGCTTGACCAGGACCTTCTGGCCTTCGCGGAGCGGCTTCGGGGACAGCCAGCACAGTGCAGCATAGAGGTCCGCGGAGGCTTCACGGACGGTGCCGGCAGCGGCGATGGTGTCACCGCGGGCCACGTCGAACTCGTCAGCCAAGCGGACGGCCACGGACTGCGGCGCAGCAGCTTCCTCCAGGGACTTTCCGGCGAAGTCGATGCCCACCACGGTGGTGGTGCGCGGGGCCTGGCCCGGCGTCAGCACGGATACCTGGTCCCCCACCTTCACAGAGCCTTCGGTGATCTGGCCGGCGTACGCACGGTAGTCGCGGTAGGCCTCCACGTCCAGGCCGGCTGCCACGGCGTCTGGAGCCAGCGCACCCTGCGGCCGGACCACCAGCTGCACCGGGAAGCGGAAGCTTTCCAGGTGGCTTTCCAGCTCGTCAGCGGCAGGCAGGGTCTCCAGGACCTCCAGCAGCGCCGGGCCCGTGTACCAGGGGGTGCGCTCCGAGCGCTCCACCACGTTGTCGCCGTCGAGCGCGGACACCGGGACCACCAGCAGATCGCTGATTCCATCGGAACCGAGGCCCAGCTCACGGCCCACCTGCTGCACATCGGCTTCGATGTCGCGGAACACGGACTCGCTGAAGTCCACCAGGTCGATCTTGTTCACGGCCACGATCACGTGCGCCACGCGCAGCAGCTGCAGCACGGACAGGTGCCGGCGGGTCTGCTCCAGCACGCCCTTGCGGGCGTCGATGAGTACGACGACGGCGTCCGCGGTGGACGCGCCGGTCACCGTGTTCTTGGTGTACTGAACGTGCCCGGGGCAGTCCGCCAGGATGAAGCTGCGGCGGTCAGTGGCGAAGTAGCGGTAGGCCACATCGATGGTGATGCCCTGTTCGCGCTCGGCACGCAGGCCGTCGGTCAGCAGGGCGAGGTCGATTCCGCCCTTTTCGCCGCCGAAGCCGCGGTCCGCGGACGTGCGGGCCACTGCGTCGAGCGTGTCAGCGAGGATGGCCTTGGAATCGTGAAGGAGGCGGCCCACCAGGGTGGACTTGCCGTCGTCGACCGATCCCGCGGTGGCGAAGCGGAAGAGCGTGGTGGGAAGGTTCTCGTTGATCGAGCTTGCCGAAATCAGGGTTTCGTCTGCCTCGGTGATTGAGCTTGTCGAAATCGTGCTCATTAGAAGTACCCGTCCTTCTTGCGGTCTTCCATGGCAGCCTCGGAGATGCGGTCATCTGCGCGGGTGGCGCCACGTTCGGTCAGGGTGGATGCCGCAACTTCAACCACGACGTCGGACACGGTGAAGGCGTTGGACTCAACGGCGCCGGTGCAGGACATATCGCCCACGGTCCGGTAGCGGACAGTCTTGGTGATGACGTCCTCGCCCTCGCGCGGCTGGGAGACTTCACCCACTGCGCGCCACATGCCGTCGCGGGCAAAGACCGCGCGCTCGTGGGCGTAGTACAGGCCGGGGAGCTCGATGTTCTCGCGCTCGATGTAGCGCCAGATGTCCAGCTCGGTCCAGTTGCTGATGGGGAACGCACGGACGTGCTGGCCCACCGTGTGCCGGCCGTTGTACAGGTTCCACAGCTCGGGGCGCTGGTTGCGCGGGTCCCACTGGCCGAACTCGTCGCGCAGGCTCAGGATGCGTTCCTTGGCGCGGGCCTTGTCCTCGTCGCGGCGGCCGCCGCCGAACACGGCGTCGAACTTGTTCTGCTGGATGGCGTCCAGCAGCGGAACGGTCTGCAGGGGGTTGCGGGTGCCGTCGGCACGCTCGGCAAGCTCGCCGCGGTCGATGAACTCCTGCACGGAGCCGACAACGAGCTTCAGGCCCAGGCGCTCCACGGTGCGGTCGCGGAAGTCGATGACCTCGGGGAAGTTGTGGCCGGTGTCCACGTGCAACACCGGGAACGGGACCTTGCCGGGCCAGAAGGCCTTGGTGGCCAGGTGCAGCATCACCACGGAGTCCTTGCCGCCGGAGAACAGCAGGGCGGGCTTCTCGAACTCGGCAACAACCTCGCGGATGATGTGGATGGCCTCGGACTCGAGGGTGTCCAGGCTGGAGAGTCGCGTTGGGATTTCGACAGGCTCAATCACCGGAGCGCTGGTTGAGCCTGTAGAAACCAAAGTGTCATGTGATGTGCTCATACGTGTAGTCCGCATTCTGTCTTGTCGGAGTTCGCCCAGCGGCCGGCGCGGGGATCCTCGCCGGGCGCCACCTTGCGGGTGCAGGGCTGGCAGCCGATGGAGGGGTATCCCTGGGCGAGCAGCGGGTTGACGGGCAGGAGGTTGTCTTCGGAGTATTCGACCAGCTGGTCGAAGGTCCAGGCAGCCATCGGGTTGACCTTGACCAGGCCGTTCTTGTCATCCCAAGTGACCAGCGGCGTGTTGGTGCGGGTGGGGGCCTCATCGCGGCGGACACCGGTGAACCAGAGTTCATAGCCGGCCAGGGTGCGCTGCAGCGGCGCTACCTTGCGGAGGGCAGAGCACTGGGCGGCGTCACGGGCGAAAAGGTCCTTGCCCAGCAGGCGGTCCTGCTGCTCCACGGTGGTTTCCGGGAGGACGTCCACCACGTTGACGCGGAGGTTTGCCGCCACCTCGTCACGCGTGGCGTAGGTTTCCGGGAAGTGGTAGCCGGTCTCCAGGAACAGGACGTCGACGCCGGGCATCTGGTCCGCGACCAGCGCAGGCAGGACGGCGTCAGCCATGGAGCAGGCCACGGAGACGGCGGGCAGGTCGAAGTTCCGCTCCACCCAGGCGATGACGTCGCGGGCGGGGGCGTCCCAGCCGAGCTCGGCGGCGCCGGATTCGGCCAGGGCCTTCAGTTCTTCCTTGGAGCGCTTGGTGGTTGCGCTGGTGGCCACGGGAGTTTCTGCGGCCTTGGTTTCGACAAGCTCAACCACCGCTGCTTCCGCTTCGGCCGGGGCAACCACGGGGTCGACTCCGAGTGCGTGCTTGCTCACTGCAGTGCCTCCTCTTCTGCTGCGTGGGCCCACTCAGCGAAGGTCTGGCCTTCGGCACGCTGGGCCACGAACGTGCGGACCACGCGTTCCACGTAGTCGGGCAGGTCGTCAACGTACACCTTGAGCCCGCGGACCGTACGGCCCAGGCCGGCCTCGCCGCGTTCGTTGGATGCCAGCCCGCCGCCCAGGTGGACCTGGAATCCCGGGGAGGGATCGCCGTCGGGCGTGGGAAGCATCATGCCCTTCAGGCCGATGTCCGCGGTCTGGATGCGGGCGCAGGAGTTGGGGCAGCCGTTGATGTGCAGCGACAGTGCCTGCGGCAGCTCGCCAGAGGTGGCAAGGTCCGCCAGGCGGCGTTCCAGCTCGGCCACGGCGGTGGCGGCCGTGTGCTTGGTCTCCACGATGGCCAGCTTGCAGTACTCGATGCCGGTGCAGGCGATGGTGCCGCGGCGGAACACGGACGGGCGGGCGGACAGGCCCAGTTCGTCCAGTTCAGCCACCAGCGGCTCCACCTGGTCCTTTTCGACGTCCAGGACAACAAGTTTCTGGTGCGGGGTGGTGCGCAGGCGGTAGGAGCCGCGGGCCTCGAGGGTGTCGGCGAGCTTGACCAGCGCGGCGCCGGACAGCCGGCCGGCCAGCGGGGTGGCGCCGATGAAGAACTTGCCGTCCTTCTGCTCATGCACGCCGATGTGGTCGCCGGGGGTGGTGGGCTTGGGCGCGGCAGGACCGTCGGCCAGTTTGTAGCCCAGGTATTCGTCCTCCAGGACCTGGCGGAACTTCTCCGGGCCCCAGTCGGCCATGAGGAACTTCAGGCGTGCCTTGGTGCGCATGCGCCGGTAACCGTAGTCGCGGAAGATGCTGGTGACGCCGAGCCACACGTCGGCGGCCTGGTCAGGCTTGACGAAGGCGCCGAGCCGCTTGCCCAGCATCGGGTTGGTGGACAGCGCGCCGCCGGCCCACAGGTCGTAGCCGATGCCCAGTTCGGGGTGTTCCACGCCCACCAGTGCAAAGTCGTTGATCTCGTGGACAACGTCCTGGCTGGGGTGGCCGGTGATGGCGGTCTTGTACTTGCGGGGCAGGTTGGACAGCAGCGGGTTGCCGATGAACCGCTCCCCCAGCTCGGCGATCAGCGGGGTGGGATCGATGATCTCGTCCTTGGCGATGCCGGCAACAGGCGAGCCCAGGATGACGCGGGGCACGTCGCCGCAGGCCTCGGTGGTGGACAGGCCAACACCTTCAAGGCGGTTCCAGATCTCGGGGATGTCCTCTACCCGGATCCAGTGCAGCTGGATGTTCTGGCGGTCGGTGAGGTCGGCGGAATCCCGGGCGAAGTCAACGGAGATATGGCCGATGACGCGCAGCTGCTCGGTGGTGAGCGCGCCGCCGTCGATCCTTACGCGCAGCATGAAGTACTTGTCTTCGAGCTCGTGCGGCTCAAGGGTTGCGGTCTTGCCGCCGTCGATCCCGGGCTTGCGCTGGGTGTACAGGCCCCACCAGCGGAACCGGCCGTGCAGGTCCTGGCCGGGGATCGCGTCGAAGCCCTCTTTGGCGTAAATGGTCTCGATACGCTCGCGCACGTTGAGGCCGTCGTCTTCCTGTTTCCAGGTTTCGTTGGCGTTCAGGGGCGTCTTGCCGTCCACCTTCCACTGCCCGTGCGGCTTTGCAGCGGGGCGGGACGGGCGGGCGGGTCGCTTGGAGGCAGCGGAATCCGCGGACGCCCCGGCTAGAGCTGTATCAGTCATGCAACGACTGTAGGTCCCGCTCGAATAGCGTCACAAAGGACCGGAAATGCGAAGTCACCTAGGGAAATATTTCGTCACGAAACGCCGGACAGCCTTGAAGAAGCCACCCTGCTGTGCATTTGTGGCCGGTTCCGCGGGGGCCTCTTGAGGGGCCCGGACGGATGCTTCAGCTGTCGCGTGGACGGCGGCTTCGCTGGCTTTTGCGACGGCGGCGTCATACCTGTCCAGGGCGATCTCGGCGAGGACCCGGGACGGCAGCAGCGGTTCTGTCACGACGTCGGCCCCGGCCTTGGCCAGCTGGTCGTGGAAGAAGCCCGGCGCCAGGAGGTAGGAGGCAATTACCACTCGGCCGCCGACGTCGACCGCTCCCGCGGACTCCCCCGCGCCGGCACCTCCGGCGAGCTCCTCGCGAAGCATCGTGACGGCGTCGGGCACGGACGGCTGGGCGGAGGCACCGTAGGCGGCCACCATCCGGTTGGACCGCAGCTCCCGCAGCTGGCCGAGGAGTTCCTCGACGCTGACGGCGGCATTGGGGTTGGAGGACCCGGCGGCCGCCAGGACAATGACGTCGTTGTCCGTGGCTCCGGCCTCGCGAAGCCTTTGGTCCAGGAGCCCGGCCAGCCGCGGGTCCGGGCCCAGGGGCGCGGCCGCCGCACTTCCCGGTCGGCTCTTCACTGCCCGCGCGATGTCCACCTTCACGTGGTAGCCCACGCTGAGCAGGAGTGGCACCACCACTGCCGGTTCCCCCTCCGGAAGGCCTGCCACCACGTCCACCAGGTCCGGCTGCTGCACGTCGACATAGGCTTCGCGGACATCGAGTCCCGGCCGGAGCTCAGCGATGGCGGCGCGCAGGGCGTTGACCTCTGCCGCTCCCTGGCTGCTGGATGTCCCGTGGGCACAGGCGATCATGATGGGGCTGTTCATAGGGGCTAGCGTAACGTTGGAGCCGCCCCGTCCGCCCCTCTTGAAATACCTGGACCTTTGATGACTTTCGCCTTTGACAACGCCCCGGTATGGCTGGATCTGCTCGGTGTCTTCTTCTTTGCCGTGTCGGGCTCACTGCTGGCCGCGCGGAAGCATATCGACATTGTGGGTTCACTGCTTTTGGCCTCGCTGGTGGGGCTTGGCGGGGGCGTGATCCGGGACATCATCCTCAACAGCGGCCCGCCGGCGGCGTTCACCACGCCCGCGTACCTGGTGCCGCCGGTGCTGGCCACGGCACTCGTGTACTTCCTGTTCCCCTACGTCCAGCGCTACACCTCCATGCTCACGCTGTTCGACGCCGGCGGGTTGGCCCTGTTCTGCATGACCGGCACCGTCAAGGCGCTGGCCGCCGGCATGAACCCCGTGGCGTCCGTGCTCCTGGGTGTCACAACGGCGGTGGGCGGCGGCCTGCTCCGCGACGTGACAGCCAACGAGGTACCCGAACTCTTCAACGCGAAATCCATTTATGCGGTGCCGGCCTTCGTAGGGGCCGTGATGACCACCGTGTTGTGGATGACGGGAGTCTTCAACGTCCTCACCGGCGCCGCTGTGGCCGCCGTCGTGTTCACCTTCCGCGTACTGGCCTGGCGCCGGTCCTGGCAGGCTCCCCTGGCCGTCCACGGGTTGAACCGGCGGGGCAAGGACAGCAGCCTTTGACGCCGGCGAAGGCGCTTACGGTGGCATTTGGCAAGGCCTGCAGTTGGCTAGGATATGAGCATGACTGACATGTTCCTCGAGAAGTTCCGCGCGCTTGTTCCAAAGTATCTCGAGGACGAA from Pseudarthrobacter chlorophenolicus A6 encodes:
- the cobA gene encoding uroporphyrinogen-III C-methyltransferase; the protein is MAIQDIYPTALRLLGRPVLVVGGGPVATRRAKGLLDAGALVTVVAPVASPALQEMADAGLVTWEARPYRSSDVDGAWFIQTATGASEVDAQVSADAEAQRVWCVNASDHEASAAWTPAVAVVDDVKIAVNAGGDPRRAMAVRDAVATALETGDLPLRRRRAHRGSVALVGGGPGDTGLITVRGRRLLGQADVVVADRLGPRGLLSELAPDVRVIEVGKTPGHHPVPQADINRILVEEALKGHRVVRLKGGDPYVLGRGGEEAEHCRRHGVEVEVVSGVTSAISVPAAAGIPVTHRGLAKGFSVVTGHEELSEVPARADHTIVLLMGVGQLRESASALGEAGLPAGTPVGIVENGYLPDQRVTIGTLGSIADQAEAAGVANPAVIVIGDVVRVSPFAPSHFKTADYSTTSPNQPRKTVVTT
- a CDS encoding SRPBCC family protein codes for the protein MTTSFVCRTESPLPVEQLFDRARSIDLHVDSQRTSGERAVGGVTQGLIGEGGEVTWRARHFGVPLTMTSRVTHLDFPHSFTDVQVKGPFKAFRHVHGFEAKATGSIMTDRVEFSAPLGVLGRAVERFVLRRYLERLIIDRGRFLAREGQDGEGQDGSRPDGGTHRM
- a CDS encoding ABC transporter permease; the protein is MPSNTTPLAETDPVVEPVETKNTAHVHAALTRTSTGKEDLRELESGLDSLQSDAERKHRIDWSRILLPVAALLVLVLVWQFYVSLGVKRRDLVPGPLDVVGQMGVLWGEGKLQEAMWTSLQRGLVGFLISVAIATPVGLLLAQVAPLRRAFGPLISGLQVLPSVAWVPAAIIWFGLTDATVYFVVFMGAIPSIINGLISGVDQIPPQFRRVGTVLGANRLQMALQVVLPAALPGYLGGLKQGWAFSWRSLMAAEIIAVGGTIGFGLGSLLDQGRALSDMTVVMSAILLILGVGILIELLVFAPIEKRLLRRRGLLAGSTR
- a CDS encoding ABC transporter ATP-binding protein, coding for MPVVLENLGKRFGDGAPVLDDVNANIGRGEFVALLGASGCGKSTLLNIIAGLEAPSSGALEVPSDGAAFMFQDAALFPWLTARENIELALKLRGVGKADRRTKAQELLELVHLGAAGDKRPHELSGGMRQRVSLARSLAQDRQLLLMDEPFAALDAITRDLLHDELERIWKETGRTIVFVTHNVREAVRLGQRVLLLSSRPGRVVQEWDVTEEHRTDAGLAGQLTGVITARLREEIRRHAK
- a CDS encoding ABC transporter substrate-binding protein, which codes for MTRIVAGESAVPKRKRAIEAALAIGLVLLIAVGAIVASNISRNTEAQAAEPTPAAALKLGYFGNVTHAPALVGIKKGFLAEALGSTQLSTESFNAGPAAIEALNAGAIDAAYIGPNPAINSFVKSSGQSVKVIAGAAAGGAQLVVKPGINSAADLKGKTLASPQLGGTQDVALRAWLADQGYKTNVDGSGDVAINPTDNAQTLKLFQDGKLDGAWLPEPWASRLVLQAGAKVLVDEKDLWDGTGTGKPGEFPTTILIVNQKYAADHPDTVKALLAGHARSVAWLNEAPEAEKAGVINAGLQESAGATLADDVLARSLANITYTLDPLAGSYPRLLQDGVEAGTTKQADLNGLFDLRALNEVAAATGTSKISAAGLGQD
- a CDS encoding sulfate adenylyltransferase subunit 1, giving the protein MSTISTSSITEADETLISASSINENLPTTLFRFATAGSVDDGKSTLVGRLLHDSKAILADTLDAVARTSADRGFGGEKGGIDLALLTDGLRAEREQGITIDVAYRYFATDRRSFILADCPGHVQYTKNTVTGASTADAVVVLIDARKGVLEQTRRHLSVLQLLRVAHVIVAVNKIDLVDFSESVFRDIEADVQQVGRELGLGSDGISDLLVVPVSALDGDNVVERSERTPWYTGPALLEVLETLPAADELESHLESFRFPVQLVVRPQGALAPDAVAAGLDVEAYRDYRAYAGQITEGSVKVGDQVSVLTPGQAPRTTTVVGIDFAGKSLEEAAAPQSVAVRLADEFDVARGDTIAAAGTVREASADLYAALCWLSPKPLREGQKVLVKHGTRTVQALVRSVSGKLDLASFKLEGASSLELNDIGHAQLRLAAPLPLENYLHHRRTGAFLVIDPLDGNTLAAGLVKDHPGDHEDERYSI
- the cysD gene encoding sulfate adenylyltransferase subunit CysD is translated as MSTSHDTLVSTGSTSAPVIEPVEIPTRLSSLDTLESEAIHIIREVVAEFEKPALLFSGGKDSVVMLHLATKAFWPGKVPFPVLHVDTGHNFPEVIDFRDRTVERLGLKLVVGSVQEFIDRGELAERADGTRNPLQTVPLLDAIQQNKFDAVFGGGRRDEDKARAKERILSLRDEFGQWDPRNQRPELWNLYNGRHTVGQHVRAFPISNWTELDIWRYIERENIELPGLYYAHERAVFARDGMWRAVGEVSQPREGEDVITKTVRYRTVGDMSCTGAVESNAFTVSDVVVEVAASTLTERGATRADDRISEAAMEDRKKDGYF
- a CDS encoding phosphoadenylyl-sulfate reductase, whose amino-acid sequence is MSKHALGVDPVVAPAEAEAAVVELVETKAAETPVATSATTKRSKEELKALAESGAAELGWDAPARDVIAWVERNFDLPAVSVACSMADAVLPALVADQMPGVDVLFLETGYHFPETYATRDEVAANLRVNVVDVLPETTVEQQDRLLGKDLFARDAAQCSALRKVAPLQRTLAGYELWFTGVRRDEAPTRTNTPLVTWDDKNGLVKVNPMAAWTFDQLVEYSEDNLLPVNPLLAQGYPSIGCQPCTRKVAPGEDPRAGRWANSDKTECGLHV
- a CDS encoding nitrite/sulfite reductase, which translates into the protein MTDTALAGASADSAASKRPARPSRPAAKPHGQWKVDGKTPLNANETWKQEDDGLNVRERIETIYAKEGFDAIPGQDLHGRFRWWGLYTQRKPGIDGGKTATLEPHELEDKYFMLRVRIDGGALTTEQLRVIGHISVDFARDSADLTDRQNIQLHWIRVEDIPEIWNRLEGVGLSTTEACGDVPRVILGSPVAGIAKDEIIDPTPLIAELGERFIGNPLLSNLPRKYKTAITGHPSQDVVHEINDFALVGVEHPELGIGYDLWAGGALSTNPMLGKRLGAFVKPDQAADVWLGVTSIFRDYGYRRMRTKARLKFLMADWGPEKFRQVLEDEYLGYKLADGPAAPKPTTPGDHIGVHEQKDGKFFIGATPLAGRLSGAALVKLADTLEARGSYRLRTTPHQKLVVLDVEKDQVEPLVAELDELGLSARPSVFRRGTIACTGIEYCKLAIVETKHTAATAVAELERRLADLATSGELPQALSLHINGCPNSCARIQTADIGLKGMMLPTPDGDPSPGFQVHLGGGLASNERGEAGLGRTVRGLKVYVDDLPDYVERVVRTFVAQRAEGQTFAEWAHAAEEEALQ
- a CDS encoding sirohydrochlorin chelatase, whose translation is MNSPIMIACAHGTSSSQGAAEVNALRAAIAELRPGLDVREAYVDVQQPDLVDVVAGLPEGEPAVVVPLLLSVGYHVKVDIARAVKSRPGSAAAAPLGPDPRLAGLLDQRLREAGATDNDVIVLAAAGSSNPNAAVSVEELLGQLRELRSNRMVAAYGASAQPSVPDAVTMLREELAGGAGAGESAGAVDVGGRVVIASYLLAPGFFHDQLAKAGADVVTEPLLPSRVLAEIALDRYDAAVAKASEAAVHATAEASVRAPQEAPAEPATNAQQGGFFKAVRRFVTKYFPR
- a CDS encoding trimeric intracellular cation channel family protein, with amino-acid sequence MTFAFDNAPVWLDLLGVFFFAVSGSLLAARKHIDIVGSLLLASLVGLGGGVIRDIILNSGPPAAFTTPAYLVPPVLATALVYFLFPYVQRYTSMLTLFDAGGLALFCMTGTVKALAAGMNPVASVLLGVTTAVGGGLLRDVTANEVPELFNAKSIYAVPAFVGAVMTTVLWMTGVFNVLTGAAVAAVVFTFRVLAWRRSWQAPLAVHGLNRRGKDSSL